In one window of Sphingomonas sp. BGYR3 DNA:
- a CDS encoding AAC(3)-I family aminoglycoside N-acetyltransferase yields the protein MIVRRLGAADLAAMRAINALFAEAFGDDGGDAYTDAPPSDSWLAERLASPDFIALAAIEDGRTIGAIAAYVLTKFEAERREIYLYDLAVAEDRRRQGVATALIEVLREIARSIGAWVVYVQADHRDPPAVALYSKLGEREDVLHFDIAP from the coding sequence GTGATCGTCCGCCGCCTCGGCGCGGCTGACCTTGCCGCCATGCGGGCGATCAACGCGCTGTTTGCCGAAGCGTTCGGGGACGATGGCGGCGATGCCTATACCGATGCCCCGCCCAGCGACAGCTGGCTGGCCGAGCGGTTGGCGAGCCCCGATTTTATCGCGCTTGCGGCGATTGAGGATGGCCGGACCATCGGTGCCATCGCCGCCTATGTCCTGACGAAGTTCGAGGCGGAACGGCGCGAAATCTATCTCTACGATCTGGCGGTGGCAGAGGACCGGCGGCGGCAGGGCGTCGCCACTGCCTTGATCGAGGTGCTGCGGGAAATCGCCCGGTCAATTGGTGCCTGGGTGGTCTATGTCCAGGCCGATCACCGCGATCCGCCCGCTGTCGCGCTCTACAGCAAGCTCGGCGAGCGCGAGGACGTGTTGCATTTCGACATCGCGCCTTAA
- a CDS encoding DUF3419 family protein has translation MRSIAKTPKNEAVRGAVHRHDHLSKDGMLERAFTFAFRGLVYAQIWEDPVVDMEALAITRDSHVMTIASGGCNMMSYLTADPARITVVDLNPAHIALNKMKLVAAKHLPDQAAFHRFFADADRADNLELYRTHIAPNLDADSRAYWEGRDILGRKRIGGFAKGFYRRGLLGNFIALAHFLAKLYGVDPREILAAKDMAEQQRIFDTRLKTVFDKRFIRWLVDQPASLFGLGIPPAQYESLASDDPQGMRAVLIERLRKLACDFPLKDNYFAWQAFNRGYDKTPDASVPPYLEAANFDTVRARADRVDVRHINMVHFLESQGAGSLDRYILLDAQDWMTDEQLTKLWSEITRTAKPGARVLFRTAAAPSLLPGRIPDVLLDQWEYRAEDSLDYTRRDRSAIYGGVHLYVLKA, from the coding sequence ATGCGTTCGATTGCCAAGACGCCCAAGAACGAAGCGGTGCGCGGCGCCGTTCATCGCCACGATCACCTGTCCAAGGACGGGATGCTCGAACGCGCGTTCACCTTTGCCTTTCGCGGCCTGGTCTATGCGCAGATCTGGGAAGATCCGGTTGTCGACATGGAGGCGCTGGCCATCACGCGCGACAGCCATGTGATGACGATCGCGTCCGGCGGCTGCAACATGATGTCGTACCTGACCGCCGATCCGGCCCGGATCACGGTCGTCGACCTGAACCCCGCGCACATCGCGCTGAACAAGATGAAGCTGGTCGCGGCAAAGCACCTGCCCGATCAGGCGGCGTTCCACCGGTTCTTTGCCGATGCCGACCGGGCGGACAATCTGGAGCTGTACCGCACCCATATCGCCCCCAATCTGGATGCGGACAGCCGCGCCTATTGGGAGGGGCGCGACATTCTGGGCCGCAAGCGGATCGGCGGATTTGCCAAGGGCTTTTACCGGCGCGGCCTGCTGGGCAATTTCATCGCCCTCGCCCATTTCCTGGCCAAGCTGTACGGCGTCGACCCGCGCGAGATCCTGGCGGCCAAGGATATGGCGGAACAGCAGCGCATTTTCGACACCCGGTTGAAGACGGTGTTCGACAAGCGGTTCATCCGCTGGCTGGTGGATCAGCCGGCCAGCCTGTTCGGGCTGGGTATCCCGCCCGCGCAATATGAATCGCTGGCCAGCGACGATCCGCAGGGGATGCGCGCGGTGCTGATCGAACGGCTGCGCAAGCTGGCGTGCGATTTCCCGCTGAAGGACAATTATTTCGCGTGGCAGGCGTTCAACCGCGGCTATGACAAGACGCCCGATGCGTCGGTGCCCCCCTATCTTGAGGCCGCGAACTTCGACACGGTGCGCGCGCGTGCCGACCGGGTCGATGTGCGCCACATCAACATGGTGCATTTCCTGGAATCGCAGGGCGCAGGTTCGCTGGACCGGTACATCCTGCTCGATGCGCAGGACTGGATGACCGACGAACAGCTGACCAAGCTGTGGAGCGAGATCACCCGCACGGCAAAGCCGGGGGCGCGCGTGCTGTTCCGCACCGCCGCCGCGCCCAGCCTGTTGCCCGGCCGTATTCCCGATGTGCTGCTCGACCAGTGGGAGTATCGCGCCGAAGACTCGCTGGATTACACCCGCCGTGACCGGTCGGCGATCTATGGCGGCGTTCACCTGTACGTCCTGAAGGCATGA
- a CDS encoding class I SAM-dependent methyltransferase, protein MNDHSPADHGRRMDAIYAAQRHIYDLTRKYYLLGRDRMLDALRPPPGGTVLEVGCGTARNLILAARRYPDARCHGFDISAAMLETAQAKVARAGLSARIALAEGDATRFDPAALFALPGFDRIFMSYTLSMIPDWQGAIAEGARRLNPGGELHIVDFGQQERLPAPFRAALFAWLDKFHVTPRADMKAVVERIASEQGMTARFQPLFRGYAWSAVLTSP, encoded by the coding sequence ATGAACGACCACAGCCCGGCCGATCATGGCCGCCGCATGGATGCGATCTATGCGGCGCAGCGCCATATCTATGACCTGACGCGCAAATATTATCTGCTGGGCCGCGACCGGATGCTGGACGCGCTGCGCCCCCCGCCCGGCGGCACGGTGCTGGAGGTCGGGTGCGGCACGGCGCGCAACCTGATCCTGGCCGCGCGGCGGTACCCCGACGCGCGCTGCCACGGGTTCGACATTTCGGCCGCGATGCTGGAAACCGCACAGGCCAAGGTCGCCCGGGCAGGATTGTCGGCCCGCATCGCGCTGGCCGAGGGGGATGCCACCCGGTTCGATCCGGCCGCGCTGTTCGCCCTGCCCGGCTTTGACCGCATCTTCATGAGCTATACCCTGTCGATGATCCCCGACTGGCAGGGCGCGATTGCGGAAGGCGCGCGGCGGCTGAACCCCGGCGGGGAATTGCACATCGTGGATTTCGGCCAGCAGGAACGCCTGCCCGCGCCGTTTCGTGCGGCGCTGTTCGCGTGGCTGGACAAGTTTCACGTGACGCCGCGCGCCGACATGAAGGCAGTCGTCGAACGGATCGCTTCGGAACAGGGCATGACCGCCCGGTTCCAGCCGCTGTTCCGCGGCTATGCCTGGTCGGCGGTGCTGACCTCGCCGTGA
- a CDS encoding exonuclease domain-containing protein: MRTTPQIVRVIDLETTGNAPPTHAVIEIGWQDVALGADGRWDLSGDGGSMLVNPGRSIPPVTQAVHHILDEQVADAPWWHDVARQVLDPWPRRLALAAHRASFEEQFCTPALTRSADWICTWKCAMRLWPESPGFSNQMLRYWRKPDGMVHERGLPAHRAFPDAYVTAFHLRDMLNEASVAQLVEWSNLPGLLPRVRYGPDRGRDWRELENEVLARYLTDRDEDVRYTAKLELERRNNGGAIGADPESVERLLL; the protein is encoded by the coding sequence ATGCGTACCACGCCACAGATTGTCCGGGTCATCGACCTGGAAACCACCGGCAACGCCCCGCCCACCCATGCCGTGATCGAAATCGGCTGGCAGGATGTGGCGCTGGGCGCCGATGGCCGCTGGGACCTGTCGGGAGACGGCGGGTCGATGCTGGTCAATCCCGGCCGCTCGATCCCGCCCGTGACTCAGGCGGTGCACCATATCCTGGACGAACAGGTCGCGGACGCGCCCTGGTGGCACGATGTTGCGCGCCAGGTGCTCGACCCCTGGCCCCGCCGGCTGGCGCTGGCCGCGCACCGGGCGAGTTTCGAGGAACAGTTCTGCACGCCCGCGCTGACTCGGTCGGCCGACTGGATCTGCACCTGGAAATGCGCGATGCGGCTGTGGCCGGAAAGCCCCGGCTTTTCCAATCAGATGCTGCGATACTGGCGAAAGCCGGACGGCATGGTGCATGAACGCGGCCTGCCCGCGCACCGCGCCTTTCCCGACGCCTATGTCACTGCATTTCACCTGCGCGACATGCTGAACGAGGCAAGCGTGGCGCAGCTGGTCGAATGGTCGAACCTGCCCGGCCTGTTGCCGCGCGTCCGCTATGGCCCGGATCGTGGCCGCGACTGGCGCGAGCTGGAAAACGAAGTGCTGGCCCGGTACCTGACCGACCGGGACGAGGATGTGCGCTACACCGCCAAGCTGGAGCTGGAGCGGCGCAACAATGGCGGCGCGATCGGCGCCGACCCGGAAAGCGTCGAGCGGCTGCTGCTTTAA